A section of the Actinomycetes bacterium genome encodes:
- a CDS encoding acyl-CoA carboxylase subunit beta, which produces MTRPEPAFRALAKDTVAGGDERYHAKAREQGKLFVRERLRRLLDDADGFVEDGLLANAMAGDLPADGVVTGVGAVGGRTVAVMANDSTVKAGSWGARTVEKIIRIEEYALRHELPMVWLVDSAGARITDQVEMFPGRRGAGKIFYNQVRLSGRVPQVCCLFGPSAAGGAYIPAFCDVVFMVDGNASMYLGSPRMAEMVIGERTTLEEMGGAAMHCRVSGCGDLLAADEDEALQAARRYLSYFPGNWRGEPPVEEPRGPAYTGPVAPLIPLDESEPFDMLPLLAAICDEASFFEVKREFAPEVVTGLARVEGRAVGVVANQPLAKGGVLFVDSADKVARFVWLCDAFNIPLVFLADVPGFMIGKDVERQGIIRHGAKMITAVSEATVPKICVVVRKAYGAGLYAMAGPGFEPDATIALPTASIAVMGPEAAVNAVYYNKIAALPEAERPAETARLQREYREDVDLVRLASDLVVDAVVDPEDLRAEVARRLAAARGKEREFSRRRHGVPPV; this is translated from the coding sequence ATGACCCGGCCCGAGCCCGCGTTCCGCGCGCTCGCCAAGGACACGGTGGCCGGCGGGGACGAGCGCTACCACGCCAAGGCGCGGGAGCAGGGCAAGCTGTTCGTGCGCGAGCGCCTGCGCCGCCTGCTCGACGACGCCGACGGCTTCGTCGAGGACGGGTTGCTCGCCAACGCCATGGCCGGCGACCTGCCCGCCGACGGGGTGGTGACCGGGGTCGGCGCGGTGGGCGGCCGGACGGTCGCGGTGATGGCCAACGACTCGACGGTCAAGGCCGGCTCCTGGGGCGCCCGCACCGTGGAGAAGATCATCCGCATCGAGGAGTACGCCCTCCGCCACGAACTCCCGATGGTGTGGCTGGTGGACTCGGCCGGGGCGCGCATCACCGACCAGGTCGAGATGTTCCCGGGCCGCCGCGGGGCCGGCAAGATCTTCTACAACCAGGTCAGGCTCTCGGGCCGGGTGCCCCAGGTGTGCTGCCTGTTCGGGCCGTCGGCGGCGGGCGGCGCCTACATCCCCGCCTTCTGCGACGTGGTCTTCATGGTGGACGGGAACGCCTCGATGTACCTGGGGTCGCCGCGCATGGCTGAGATGGTGATCGGCGAGCGGACCACCCTCGAGGAGATGGGCGGGGCGGCCATGCACTGCCGGGTGTCGGGGTGCGGCGACCTGCTGGCCGCCGACGAGGACGAAGCGCTGCAGGCCGCCCGCCGCTACCTGTCGTACTTCCCGGGCAACTGGCGCGGCGAACCTCCGGTCGAGGAGCCCAGGGGCCCGGCCTACACCGGCCCGGTGGCCCCGCTCATCCCGCTGGACGAGAGCGAGCCGTTCGACATGCTGCCGCTGCTCGCCGCCATCTGCGACGAGGCCAGCTTCTTCGAGGTCAAGCGGGAGTTCGCGCCCGAGGTGGTCACCGGCCTGGCCCGCGTCGAGGGCCGCGCGGTCGGCGTCGTCGCCAACCAGCCGCTGGCCAAGGGCGGAGTGCTGTTCGTGGACTCGGCGGACAAGGTGGCCCGGTTCGTGTGGCTGTGCGACGCCTTCAACATCCCTCTGGTGTTCCTGGCTGACGTGCCCGGCTTCATGATCGGCAAGGACGTCGAGCGCCAGGGGATCATCCGCCACGGCGCCAAGATGATCACCGCGGTCAGCGAGGCGACCGTCCCCAAGATCTGCGTGGTCGTGCGCAAGGCGTACGGGGCCGGGCTGTACGCCATGGCCGGGCCTGGCTTCGAACCCGACGCCACCATCGCCCTGCCCACCGCCTCCATCGCGGTCATGGGACCGGAGGCCGCGGTGAACGCGGTCTACTACAACAAGATCGCCGCCCTGCCCGAGGCCGAGCGCCCGGCCGAAACGGCCCGCCTGCAGCGGGAGTACCGCGAGGACGTCGACCTGGTGCGGCTCGCCTCCGACCTCGTCGTCGACGCGGTGGTCGACCCCGAGGACCTGCGCGCCGAGGTGGCCCGTCGCCTGGCCGCGGCCCGCGGCAAGGAGCGCGAGTTCTCCCGCCGCCGCCACGGCGTCCCCCCGGTCTGA
- a CDS encoding hydroxymethylglutaryl-CoA lyase, which produces MAVQLPASVSIREVGPRDGLQSEPPVPVDGRVRLVDALSATGVGRIEVGSFVSPRAVPAMAGTDQVFAAIRRRPGVVYSALVPNRRGAEAALAAGAHQLQVVVAASESYNKANVNRTVAETLDEIGGVVRLAGDTPVEATVSTAWGCPYEGEVPPARVVGLAERLAGLGCRAVSLGDTTGMATPTRVEALLAALAGRVPAVNCHFHDTRGTGLANLVVALQAGCADVDTAVGGLGGSPTAPGAAGNVASEDVVHMVEDMGVTTGVDLDALLAAARVAGELVAHPLRSQVLVAGPRTRRASR; this is translated from the coding sequence GTGGCGGTGCAGCTCCCAGCGTCGGTCAGCATCCGCGAGGTGGGCCCGCGCGACGGGCTCCAGAGCGAGCCGCCGGTGCCCGTCGACGGCCGGGTGCGCCTGGTCGACGCGCTGTCGGCCACCGGTGTCGGCCGGATCGAGGTCGGCTCGTTCGTCTCCCCCAGGGCGGTGCCCGCCATGGCAGGCACCGACCAGGTCTTCGCGGCCATCCGGCGCCGGCCGGGGGTGGTCTACTCGGCGCTGGTGCCCAACCGGCGCGGGGCCGAGGCGGCCCTGGCCGCCGGCGCCCACCAGCTCCAGGTCGTGGTGGCCGCCTCGGAGAGCTACAACAAGGCCAACGTGAACCGCACCGTGGCCGAGACCCTGGACGAGATCGGTGGGGTCGTGCGCCTGGCCGGTGACACCCCGGTCGAGGCGACCGTGTCCACCGCCTGGGGCTGCCCGTACGAGGGGGAGGTGCCACCCGCGCGGGTGGTCGGGCTGGCCGAGCGGCTGGCGGGCCTGGGCTGCCGGGCGGTCTCGCTCGGCGACACCACCGGCATGGCCACCCCGACGCGGGTCGAGGCGCTGCTGGCCGCGCTGGCCGGCCGGGTCCCGGCGGTGAACTGCCACTTCCACGACACCCGCGGCACCGGCCTGGCCAACCTGGTCGTGGCCCTGCAGGCCGGGTGCGCCGACGTCGACACCGCGGTCGGAGGGCTCGGCGGCAGCCCGACCGCGCCCGGCGCGGCTGGCAACGTGGCCAGCGAGGACGTCGTCCACATGGTCGAGGACATGGGCGTGACCACCGGCGTCGACCTGGACGCCCTGCTCGCCGCCGCCCGGGTGGCCGGGGAACTGGTCGCCCACCCCCTCCGGAGCCAGGTGCTGGTCGCCGGCCCGCGCACCAGGCGGGCGAGCCGATGA
- a CDS encoding PH domain-containing protein, which yields MPFPERLLGENEQVVYDLRPHWWTLVGPALLALLIVVVTSLAWGFMPGGNLQGPARLGVQAVGLAALLFWVAPRVVRWATTHFVLTTDRLIFRRGFLSRYAREIPLERINDVTFSQSVFERLLGAGDLVIESAGEHGQNTFYNIRNPEAVQLEIYHRMEENGQRMLAHHATPPQPQAYGRAPSALDDLERLAALRERGALSDAEFEQKKRDLLDRL from the coding sequence GTGCCGTTCCCTGAGCGGCTCTTGGGAGAGAACGAGCAGGTCGTCTACGACCTGCGCCCGCACTGGTGGACGCTGGTCGGCCCCGCGCTGCTGGCCCTGCTCATCGTGGTCGTGACCAGCCTGGCCTGGGGGTTCATGCCCGGCGGCAACCTCCAGGGCCCGGCCCGCCTCGGCGTCCAGGCGGTCGGGCTGGCCGCTCTGCTGTTCTGGGTCGCGCCCCGGGTGGTGCGCTGGGCCACCACCCACTTCGTGCTCACCACCGATCGGCTGATCTTCCGCCGCGGCTTCCTGTCCAGGTATGCCCGGGAGATCCCGCTCGAGCGCATCAACGACGTGACCTTCTCGCAGTCGGTCTTCGAGCGGCTGCTCGGCGCCGGCGACCTGGTCATCGAGTCGGCCGGCGAGCACGGGCAGAACACCTTCTACAACATCCGCAACCCCGAGGCGGTCCAGCTCGAGATCTACCACCGCATGGAGGAGAACGGCCAGCGGATGCTGGCCCATCACGCCACCCCGCCCCAGCCCCAGGCGTACGGCCGGGCTCCGAGCGCCCTCGACGACCTCGAGCGGCTGGCCGCCCTGCGCGAGCGCGGCGCCCTCTCCGACGCCGAGTTCGAGCAGAAGAAGCGCGACCTCCTCGACCGCCTGTAG
- a CDS encoding Gmad2 immunoglobulin-like domain-containing protein, with amino-acid sequence MGVRRVIAELAGLMVVVLATGCTSWVDSASPPEATGKRPDAVAAVPSPTFTAPAPGTAGRRTPLIIYYPRSVKGRWYLVPERHQVALATQRVEAALTELLAGQPVYPGSTRPFPAGSRLLGLTVEGGTATVDLSREAVGVRRGEPTRYAVQALVWTVTRAEDVRRVLVQVEGRTAGEVDGRSLADLWGGRGSPAGLVRDRAVRLAPVGLTEPHPGARVEGDRIVIKGEACVPEGVVSLRLWDSTGRVAAQGFTTTGGGARRRVPFTASLAFDPPATAGDWTLEVFEANPHDGSARYSVHVPVKVGR; translated from the coding sequence TTGGGCGTACGGCGGGTGATTGCGGAGCTGGCCGGACTCATGGTCGTGGTGCTCGCCACGGGGTGCACGTCCTGGGTCGACTCGGCGTCGCCGCCGGAGGCGACCGGGAAGCGCCCGGATGCGGTGGCGGCGGTCCCGTCACCCACGTTCACGGCACCGGCTCCGGGCACGGCCGGCCGCCGCACCCCGTTGATCATCTACTACCCCCGGAGCGTGAAGGGCCGCTGGTACCTCGTGCCCGAGCGGCACCAGGTCGCGCTCGCCACCCAGCGGGTCGAGGCGGCGCTCACCGAGCTGCTGGCCGGCCAGCCTGTCTACCCCGGCTCGACCAGGCCCTTCCCCGCCGGCTCCCGGCTGCTCGGCCTGACCGTTGAAGGGGGTACCGCAACCGTCGACCTCTCCCGCGAGGCCGTGGGGGTGCGACGCGGCGAGCCCACCCGCTACGCCGTGCAGGCGCTGGTGTGGACCGTCACCCGGGCCGAGGACGTCCGGCGCGTGCTGGTCCAGGTCGAGGGGCGGACCGCCGGGGAGGTCGACGGCCGCTCGCTCGCCGACTTGTGGGGCGGGCGGGGCAGCCCGGCCGGGCTGGTCAGGGACCGGGCGGTCCGCCTCGCGCCCGTGGGGCTCACCGAGCCGCACCCGGGCGCGCGGGTGGAGGGCGACCGCATCGTGATCAAGGGGGAGGCCTGCGTGCCCGAGGGGGTCGTGAGCCTGCGCCTGTGGGACTCGACGGGCAGGGTGGCGGCGCAGGGGTTCACCACCACCGGTGGGGGCGCGCGCAGGCGGGTGCCGTTCACCGCCTCGCTCGCGTTCGACCCGCCGGCTACAGCCGGCGACTGGACGCTCGAGGTGTTCGAGGCGAACCCGCACGACGGGTCGGCCCGCTACTCGGTGCACGTCCCGGTCAAGGTCGGCCGGTGA